A stretch of the Panicum virgatum strain AP13 chromosome 9N, P.virgatum_v5, whole genome shotgun sequence genome encodes the following:
- the LOC120688862 gene encoding uncharacterized protein LOC120688862: MTVAPVPGAATPDVATADAPVPGAATPDVVAPEASATATVAPSADLASARAAATSTATTRTAAAGAATVSSSAPEVPTSVPDFPSPSAQPAEELEEVSGRRLLQGLPEEEAAHPLPRVLVQVFDREFAVSSREKALAQREETFAQEVASFAAQRSDLETRLAAQLSELETRSQGLEIRKQELDKLSVTLAGWWKQLEERASKLAVAESKLENDRKSLDRRESHTANMEKQLEHQRDSLKKLKDTPAP, encoded by the exons ATGACGGttgcgccagtgccaggcgcagccacacccgaCGTGGCGAcggcggatgcgccagtgccaggcgcagccACTCCAGATGTGGTGGCCCCCGAGGCCTCAGCTACGGCGACCGTCGCGCCGTCAGCAGACTTGGCGTCGGCGAGAGCAGCGGCGACGAGTACGGCAACGACGAGAACAGCGGCAGCAGGTGCGGCAACCGTGAGTTCCTCGGCTCCTGAGGTCCCGACGTCTGTACCGGACTTCCCCTCCCCCAGTGCTCAACCTGCagaagagctggaggaggtctCTGGCAGGCGACTTCTGCAGGGTctcccggaggaggaagcggctcaTCCCCTCCCTCGGGTGCTGGTCCAG gtgttcgaccgggagttCGCAGTATCGAGCCGGGAAAAAgccctggcgcagcgggaggagacttttgcccagGAGGTGGCCAGCTTCGCAGCTCAGCGATCCGATCTTGAGACTCGCCTCGCGGCCCAGCTGTCCGAGCTTGAGACccgcagccagggtctcgagatCCGCAAGCAGGAGCTGGACAAGCTCTCTGTGACCCTGGCTGGATGGTGGAAGCAGCTGGAGGAGAGGGCCAGCAAGCTGGCTGTTGCCGAGTCGAAGCTGGAGAACGATAGGAAGTCCCTTGATAGGCGGGAATCCCACACCGCCAACATGGAGAAACAGCTTGAGCACCAGCGCGACtccctcaagaagctgaagga taCCCCGGCGCCCTAG
- the LOC120690335 gene encoding cytochrome P450 86B1-like — MSGSGAMDTAASHNATAAAAGAGGGGGLAGLLPEVQTVELLVAVSIFVAIHSLRQRRAQGLPAWPLVGMLPSLLLGLRGDMYEWITGVLRARGGTFTFRGPWLTNLHCVVTADPRNLEHLLKTRFGSFPKGPYFRDTVRDLLGDGIFGADDEVWRRQRKAASLEFHSAEFRALTASSLVELVHRRLLPVLADAEAAGAALDLQDVLLRLTFDNVCMIAFGVDPGCLSPGLPEIPFARAFEDATEATIVRFLTPTAVWRAMRALGVGNERVLQRSLAAVDEFAYDVIRRRKEELDLDAGRGAADAGAGRRSDLLTVFTKMRDEDGRPAYSDKFLRDICVNFILAGRDTSSVALAWFFWLLGKNPAVEDRILEEIEGIVAARKAQAGEVEEELVFQPEEVKRMEYLHAALSEALRLYPSVPVDHKEVVEDEVFPDGTVLRKGTKVIYAMYTMGRMESIWGDDCREYRPERWLRDGRFTGESAYKFTAFNGGPRLCLGKDFAYYQMKFAAASILRRYRVRVVEGHPVAPKMALTMYMKHGLKVTLAKRDKGSSGL; from the exons ATGAGCGGGAGCGGCGCCATGGACACGGCCGCCTCGCAcaacgccacggccgccgcagctggtgccggcggcggcggcgggctcgcggGGCTGCTGCCGGAGGTGCAGACGGTGGAGCTGCTGGTGGCGGTGTCCATCTTCGTGGCCATCCACTcgctgcggcagcggcgcgcgcaggGGCTCCCCGCGTGGCCGCTCGTCGGCATGCTGCCGTCGCTGCTGCTCGGCCTCCGCGGCGACATGTACGAGTGGATCACGGGCGTGCtccgggcgcgcggcggcaccTTCACGTTCCGCGGGCCGTGGCTCACCAACCTCCACTGCGTCGTCACCGCGGACCCGCGCAACCTGGAGCACCTGCTCAAGACCCGGTTCGGGAGCTTCCCCAAGGGCCCCTACTTCCGCGACACCGTGCGGGACCTCCTCGGCGACGGCATCTTCGGCGCCGACGACGAGGTCTGGAGGAGGCAGCGCAAGGCGGCCAGCCTCGAGTTCCACTCCGCCGAGTTCCGCGCGCTCACCGCCAGCTCCCTCGTCGAGCTCGTgcaccgccgcctgctccccgtgctggccgacgccgaggccgccggcgccgccctcgacCTCCAGGACGTGCTCCTCCGCCTCACCTTCGACAACGTCTGCATGATCGCCTTCGGCGTCGACCCGGGCTGCCTCAGCCCGGGCCTCCCCGAGATCCCCTTCGCGCGCGCCTTCGAGGACGCAACCGAGGCCACCATCGTGCGCTTCCTCACGCCCACCGCGGTCTGGCGCGCCATGCGCGCGCTCGGCGTCGGGAACGAGCGCGTGCTCCAGCGCTCCCTGGCCGCCGTCGACGAGTTCGCCTACGACGTCATCCGCAGGCGCAAGGAGGAGCTGGACCTggacgccggccgcggcgccgccgacgccggggcCGGGCGCAGGTCGGACCTCCTCACCGTGTTCACCAAGATGCGCGACGAGGACGGCCGCCCCGCCTACTCGGACAAGTTCCTCCGCGACATCTGCGTCAACTTCATCCTGGCCGGCCGCGACACCTCCTCCGTGGCGCTCGCGTGGTTCTTCTGGCTGCTCGGCAAGAACCCCGCCGTGGAGGACAGGATCCTGGAGGAGATCGAGGGCATCGTCGCGGCGCGGAAGGCGCAGGCCGGGGAGGTCGAGGAGGAGCTCGTCTTCCAGCCGGAGGAGGTGAAGCGGATGGAGTACCTCCACGCCGCGCTCTCCGAGGCGCTCCGCCTCTACCCCTCCGTCCCCGTCGACCACAAGGAG GTGGTGGAGGACGAGGTGTTCCCGGACGGGACGGTGCTGAGGAAGGGCACCAAGGTGATCTACGCCATGTACACCATGGGGCGGATGGAGAGCATCTGGGGCGACGACTGCCGCGAGTACAGGCCGGAGCGCTGGCTCCGGGACGGCCGCTTCACCGGCGAGTCCGCCTACAAGTTTACCGCCTTCAACGGCGGGCCGCGCCTCTGCCTCGGCAAGGACTTCGCCTACTACCAGATGAAGTTCGCCGCCGCGTCCATCCTCCGCCGCTACCGCGTCCGCGTCGTCGAGGGTCACCCCGTCGCGCCCAAGATGGCGCTCACCATGTACATGAAGCACGGGCTCAAGGTGACGCTGGCCAAGAGGGACAAGGGCAGCAGCGGCCTCTGA
- the LOC120690336 gene encoding uncharacterized protein YpgQ-like, with translation MAAEKPVAVRRAEELVEREMAGRDASHDAAHALRVRDLALSLAAEEGLSAPARLLTVELAALLHDVGDYKYTKNNVEDMSVVEMFLEEVGLEEGQKDEIVSIIKGMGFKNEVSKKSIVDPTLEFAIVQDADRLDAIGAIGIARCFTYGGSKNSALYDPRILPRDNLSKEKYMSKEEKQTSINHFHEKLFKLKDMMKTEAGKRRAEKRHKFMEDFVAEFYEEWSGRA, from the exons ATGGCGGCGGAGAAGCCCGTGGCGGTGCGGCGCGCGGAGGAGCTGGTGGAGAGGGAGATGGCCGGGCGCGACGCGTCCCACGACGCCGCGCACGCGCTCCGCGTCCGCGACCTCGCGCTCTCgctcgccgccgaggagggcctcTCCGCCCCCGCCCGCCTCCTCACT GTGGAACTGGCCGCTCTCCTGCACGACGTTG GAGATTACAAGTACACCAA GAACAATGTGGAGGATATGAGTGTTGTCGAGATGTTTCTTGAAGAGGTAGGATTGGAGGAAGGGCAGAAGGATGAAATAGTGTCAATTATTAAGGGGATGG GATTCAAAAATGAAGTTTCAAAGAAGTCTATTGTTGATCCCACTCTTGAGTTTGCAATTGTACAAGATGCAGATCGCCTGGATGCAATTGGTGCAATTG GTATTGCAAGATGCTTTACGTATGGTGGGAGCAAGAACAGCGCATTGTATGATCCTAGAATACTGCCACGTGATAACTTGTCAAAGGAAAAGTACATGTCCAAGGAGGAGAAACAGACATCAATTAATCATTTTCATGAGAAGCTTTTTAAATTGAAGGACATGATGAAGACAGAG GCTGGCAAAAGAAGAGCAGAGAAAAGGCACAAGTTCATGGAGGACTTTGTGGCTGAATTCTATGAAGAGTGGAGTGGCAGGGCTTGA